Within the Thermodesulfobacteriota bacterium genome, the region CATCGTTCTTAATATTATCCAAATCCTCACCGTTAACTAATTTACTGCCGATATCCGATAACAGAACAGCCCCGTTATTCCATCAATTTTTTAAATGCAAGGCCCGTCCACATAACCATTCTAATGGGGAAAACCCGGGAAGCCAGGTCCATCAGTCTGGCATCCATGCCCACCATGATCCGTTTTTTGTTTTTCTTTATGCCGCCAATAATTATCCTGGCGGCTTTGTCCGGTGAGGTTTTCGCGATCCGTGAAAAATTATCGGCAGCCGCGGCCTGATTCTGGCTGCCACCCGCCGAGTGATAGAACCGGGAGTTTGAAACGATATTGGTGTTGATACCCCCGGGATGGACGCTGCTGACAGAAACGCCGGTGCCGGCCAGTTCCTGCATCAGGGTTTCGCTGAAGGCCCGTACCGCATATTTAGACATGTTGTAAGGGCCGTTGTGGGAAAACGGGATCATGCCGTTGATGCTGGAAATATTGACGATATGACCTTTTCCGCGTTTTTTCAGCAGGGGCAGAAAGGCCCGGGTGCCATACACCACGCCCCACATGTTGATGTTGATGAGCCATTCAAAATCTTCATAAGAGACGCTTTCAAGGGATTCCGTGACAGCGACACCGGCGTTGTTGATAATCACGTCCACCCCGCCGTGATGGGCCGCCGCCTCATCGGCATACCGGTACACCTGATTTCGGTTTCCTGTGTCCACCAGATGCGAGCTGATGGATGTGCCAGGCCCTCCGGTCATCCGGACGGTTTCCTCGAGCCCGGACGCATTTATATCCGACAGGGCCAGCCGGCAGCCTTCCTGCGCCAGCCGTATGGCCAGGGCCCGGCCGATCCCCGAACCCGCACCGGTAATGGCCACCACCTTGTTTTTCAGCGAATTCATCTTTTAGCCTTTCTCATAACCTGGTCAGCTTAAGGCCATCTCTAAAAATTAGAATTTTGGTTCGAGTTCAAGGCGCGCGAGAATTTTAACCGCAGGAATACATTGGAGTATTTCGAGGATTAAAATTTGAGCGCAACGCCGAAATCGAGCCAAAAGGCAATTTTTAGAGGTGGCCTTAAAATTTATTTTAATTCTGCTCATGAGTCGATGTTAAATACATCTTAATATTCTCCGCCTTGGAATAAGTTCCATATAAAGGGAGTCCTTGTGGTATAAGGT harbors:
- a CDS encoding SDR family oxidoreductase, encoding MNSLKNKVVAITGAGSGIGRALAIRLAQEGCRLALSDINASGLEETVRMTGGPGTSISSHLVDTGNRNQVYRYADEAAAHHGGVDVIINNAGVAVTESLESVSYEDFEWLININMWGVVYGTRAFLPLLKKRGKGHIVNISSINGMIPFSHNGPYNMSKYAVRAFSETLMQELAGTGVSVSSVHPGGINTNIVSNSRFYHSAGGSQNQAAAADNFSRIAKTSPDKAARIIIGGIKKNKKRIMVGMDARLMDLASRVFPIRMVMWTGLAFKKLME